In one window of Palaemon carinicauda isolate YSFRI2023 chromosome 2, ASM3689809v2, whole genome shotgun sequence DNA:
- the LOC137617751 gene encoding uncharacterized protein yields MDSQNTAFKTAINASTPDEEYNYSTSTKANMNAVGHRRSTHEWVEWRQRPPPTPLAHALTNDDLCSHLLMQVSFYHSTFTVASKKYLNFSTPTNAYVHLLMSYPQVFSPELNQKLTVLVKHCIYHQINTRGSAELHKSYTSDPHRLAAAERNVLKIIRNGSLPKGLKLMVISLSHITQESWLPAPLWGLKAPEHADRAQSLPPPKHRRRDLLLAEEKKVFSTLNLLKLYYQVLMNTEDIPKTDITIPFTTYINYFCLGLCNAEATFEHHMHGILGNLLFRVCCMDNMLVFSSAKQKHCRHLRLMVDHQQQNSWA; encoded by the exons atggacagccagaaCACTGCATTCAAGACTGCCATCAATGCCTCAACTCCTGATGAAGAATACAACTactcaacatcgaccaaagctaacatgaatgctgtaggacacagacGCTCAACCCATGAATGGGTAGAGTGGCGACAAAGACCCCCACCAACACCACTAGCTCATGCCCTAACCAATGATGACCTctgcagccacttactgatgcaGGTAAGCTTCTACCACTCCACATTCACGGTTGCTTCAAAGAAAT ATCTCAATTTCAGCACACCTACGAATGCCTACGttcacctcctcatgtcgtaccctcAAGTCTTCAGTCCTGAACTTAACCAAAAGCTCACGGTTCTCGtcaaacactgtatttatcaccaaatCAACACGAGGGGGTCCGCAGAGTTACACAAAAGTTACACGTCTGACCCCCATCGTTTGGCAGCCGCTGAAAGAAACGTTCTCAAAATTATAAGAAATGgctctttgccaaaaggcctaaagCTTATGGTCATCTCCCTTTCACATATAACTCAAGAGAGCTGGCTCCCTGCACCCTTGTGGGGATTAAAGgcccctgaacatgcagacagagcccaatcactaccccctcccaaacatcgcagaCGCGACCTCCTACTTGCAGAAGAaaaaaaggttttctccacgctcaatcTCCTGAAGCTGTATTATCAGGTACTAATGAACActgaagacatcccaaagactgacATCACCATCCCCTTCACTACATACATCAATTACTTCTGtcttggcctttgtaatgctgaggccacttttgaACATCACAtgcatggcatcttagggaacctcctcTTCCGTGTATGTTGCATGGACAACATGCTTGTCTTCTCTTCTGCCAAACAAAAACACTGCCGTCACCTACGCCTCATGGTTGACCATCAGCAACAGAACTCTTGGGCATGa